The Hypnocyclicus thermotrophus nucleotide sequence TTTTTCAATAAAAGTATTAACTTCATTAGATAAAGCTTTTAATTCATTAATTTTTTCAGAGTTTTCAGAAATGTGCTTACCAACACCACTTATTTTATTTAATGTAAGTAAAAGATTATCTTTTTCTTTTAAAGTATCATTTAATACTTCTTTATTATTTTCTGTAATTTGTGCAACAGTTGATAATATTGTATTTGAATCAGTTGATATATTTTTTACTTGAGAATCTACTTCATTTAAAGTTTCTAATGATTGTTTAATAGAAGTAGTAATTGTATTTATACTGGCTGATAATTCTTCTGTAGTTGCAGCAGTTTTTAATACAGAATTACTGATAGACTCAGCTTCATTAGATACTTCGTTAGATACTGATTGAATATTAAATATAATTTTACGAAGAGCATCAACCATAGTTTTAAAACTTTTTGTAAGTATACCAGTCTCATCTTTTTTAAATCTTCTAGGGAAAGGAACCGTTAAATCAAGTTGGCTTAACTTTTCGGCAGTTCGAGTAAGATTTCTAAGAGGTCTATTTATACTAGTAATAGTAGTAAGAAGTATTGATGAAACTAATAATGAAATAAATAAAATAATTATTAAAGTACGAATTCCAATTTTTTTAATAAGTAGTATATTTTGATTAGATATTTTTCTTATATTTTCAATACTAGTAAGATTTTGTTTGTTTTTTAGATCAACGTAAGGTTTTAAAGAATAATAAATAGTTTCAATATTTGTATTAATAGTAGTATTTATAAATACTTGTAATTCATCTCGTAAAGTTATAATTTCTTTCTCTTTTTCTAAAAATTTAGTTAAAATTTCTAATTGATTTTTATCATTTGATTCAATAGATTTTTTTAAATTATTACGAAATGTAAATAAATCATTTTGTTTTTTAAAAATTAGATGTTTTTTATTTATTAATTTTTCTACATTTCCATTAAAAGTAGTAAATAAATTATTTAATGTTCCTTTTAAATTAAGTTTAGAAGCTGCAGAATAGATATTATCAATATCAGATTTTATTTTTTTCTGAATAGCATTTATATCTTTTGGATCTTCAGCTCTTTTTAATTTATCAATAGTGTTAAAAAAAGTAATAAAAGAATTTTCTAATATTTGCATGTCCGCATTTGCTTGAGCAATTTCTTTTAGATATTCAGTGTTTTTATTAATTTCTAGTGCTTCTTTTTTAAATGAAATATTACTAATAAAAGAATTAGCAGCAATACCAGTCATACCAAGAATTAATACAATAAATCCTAAAAATAATTTTTTTGAAATTTTCAAAATAAACC carries:
- a CDS encoding methyl-accepting chemotaxis protein → MKISKKLFLGFIVLILGMTGIAANSFISNISFKKEALEINKNTEYLKEIAQANADMQILENSFITFFNTIDKLKRAEDPKDINAIQKKIKSDIDNIYSAASKLNLKGTLNNLFTTFNGNVEKLINKKHLIFKKQNDLFTFRNNLKKSIESNDKNQLEILTKFLEKEKEIITLRDELQVFINTTINTNIETIYYSLKPYVDLKNKQNLTSIENIRKISNQNILLIKKIGIRTLIIILFISLLVSSILLTTITSINRPLRNLTRTAEKLSQLDLTVPFPRRFKKDETGILTKSFKTMVDALRKIIFNIQSVSNEVSNEAESISNSVLKTAATTEELSASINTITTSIKQSLETLNEVDSQVKNISTDSNTILSTVAQITENNKEVLNDTLKEKDNLLLTLNKISGVGKHISENSEKINELKALSNEVNTFIEKIYNVTEQTNLLALNAAIEASRAGEAGRGFAVVADEIRKLANTSRETAEEIEEKMNYMSKKIDENVTSSNNNKSQLEETIIEINNVSTTIEGIVNSFEILIKELNTIHSSISNQTNELNQLSNNSDNITATFEEIGTRVNEIDTAVLSTAEIINELSDAAQNLTSTTDKVNDLINMFKQ